One Luteibacter aegosomaticola genomic window carries:
- the ftsZ gene encoding cell division protein FtsZ, with the protein MFELIEKLAPNAVIKVIGVGGGGGNAVAHMVSSNIEGVEFVVANTDAQAMKTCGGRTHLQLGGNVTKGLGAGANPEVGRQAALEDRERIEEMLEGADMVFITCGMGGGTGTGAAPVVAQLAKEKGILTVAVVTKPFPFEGRRRMQVALKGIEDLSQHVDSLITVPNEKLLSVLGREVTLLNAFKAANDVLLGAVQGIADLITAPGLINVDFADVRTVMSEMGMAMMGSGTARGDDRAQAAAESAINNPLLEDVNLAGACGILVNVTAGPNLTMREFDEIGRVIHDFASEDATVVIGTSLDPDMQDDVRVTVVATGLNRGTAAAKQPVRQPVQQQVEMRQRPRPVVLRTGTGNEVVDYAHHAEPTISSSPRAEAAPAAPAPKNAEPAIDYLDIPAFLRRQAD; encoded by the coding sequence ATGTTCGAACTGATCGAAAAACTGGCACCGAATGCGGTCATCAAGGTCATCGGCGTGGGTGGTGGCGGCGGTAACGCCGTGGCCCACATGGTGAGCTCCAATATCGAAGGCGTCGAGTTCGTTGTCGCCAACACCGACGCGCAGGCCATGAAGACCTGCGGCGGTCGCACGCACCTGCAGCTCGGTGGCAATGTCACCAAGGGCCTGGGCGCGGGCGCCAATCCGGAAGTGGGCCGCCAGGCCGCTCTGGAAGATCGCGAGCGCATCGAGGAAATGCTCGAAGGCGCGGACATGGTCTTCATCACCTGCGGCATGGGTGGTGGTACCGGTACGGGTGCGGCTCCGGTCGTGGCCCAGCTGGCGAAGGAGAAGGGCATCCTCACGGTCGCCGTGGTGACCAAGCCGTTCCCGTTCGAAGGCCGCCGCCGTATGCAGGTCGCCCTGAAGGGTATCGAAGACCTGTCGCAGCACGTGGATTCGCTGATCACCGTGCCGAACGAAAAGCTGCTCTCGGTCCTCGGCCGTGAAGTCACGCTGCTGAACGCCTTCAAGGCGGCCAACGACGTGCTGCTCGGCGCGGTGCAGGGTATCGCCGACCTGATCACGGCCCCGGGCCTGATCAACGTCGACTTTGCCGACGTGCGCACCGTCATGAGCGAGATGGGCATGGCGATGATGGGTTCGGGTACCGCCCGCGGCGACGATCGCGCGCAGGCTGCCGCCGAGTCCGCCATCAACAACCCGCTGCTGGAAGACGTGAACCTGGCCGGTGCCTGCGGCATCCTGGTCAACGTCACGGCCGGCCCGAACCTGACCATGCGCGAGTTCGACGAGATCGGCCGCGTCATCCACGATTTCGCTTCGGAAGACGCGACCGTGGTGATCGGCACCTCGCTCGACCCGGACATGCAGGACGACGTCCGCGTGACCGTGGTCGCGACCGGCCTGAACCGTGGTACGGCCGCTGCCAAGCAGCCGGTCCGCCAGCCGGTCCAGCAGCAGGTGGAAATGCGCCAGCGTCCGCGCCCGGTCGTGCTGCGCACGGGTACGGGTAACGAAGTGGTCGATTACGCCCACCACGCCGAGCCGACGATCTCGTCGAGCCCGCGCGCGGAGGCAGCTCCGGCGGCTCCGGCCCCGAAGAACGCCGAACCGGCGATCGATTACCTCGATATCCCGGCCTTCCTGCGTCGCCAGGCCGACTAA
- the ftsA gene encoding cell division protein FtsA has product MRNKNDKQLVVGLDIGTSKVVAIVGEYEPGEPIEVIGIGTHVSRGMKRGSVVDIESTVHSIQRAVEEAELMAGCDIRSVYASISGSHLETRNSHGTAAIRDREVMAGDLEQVLEAASAVAIPADRKVLYKESQEYRIDGQDGIRHPVGMSGVRLEASVHLVTGAASAVQNISKCIQRCGLSVDELVPAAVASAKSVLTEDELELGVCLVDIGAGTTDIAIYTQGSIRYTKSLPVGGDQVTNDIAYGVHTPTAHAEEIKIKYACALAQLAHAEETIQVPSVGDRPPRRLARQALAQSVQARYEEIFEMVQDELRRSGYESLVAAGIVLTGGAARMEGALELAEEIFHKMVRVGVPQHVSGLGDVVSSELHSTGVGLLLHGARASGGGARHSHSPVGNVGSVVEKFRSWFTKNF; this is encoded by the coding sequence ATGAGAAACAAGAACGACAAACAGCTCGTCGTCGGCCTCGACATCGGCACCTCCAAGGTCGTCGCGATCGTTGGCGAATACGAGCCGGGCGAACCGATCGAAGTGATCGGCATCGGCACCCACGTCTCGCGCGGCATGAAGCGCGGCTCGGTCGTGGATATCGAATCGACCGTGCACTCCATCCAGCGCGCCGTGGAAGAGGCCGAGCTGATGGCGGGCTGCGATATCCGCTCCGTCTACGCCTCGATTTCCGGCAGCCACCTGGAAACCCGTAATTCGCACGGCACCGCTGCTATCCGCGACCGTGAGGTGATGGCGGGCGACCTGGAGCAGGTGCTGGAAGCCGCGAGCGCCGTGGCGATTCCGGCTGACCGCAAGGTGCTCTACAAGGAATCGCAGGAATACCGCATCGACGGCCAGGACGGCATCCGCCACCCGGTCGGCATGAGCGGCGTGCGCCTGGAAGCCAGCGTGCATCTGGTGACGGGTGCGGCTTCCGCGGTGCAGAACATCTCGAAGTGCATCCAGCGTTGCGGCCTGTCCGTGGATGAGTTGGTGCCGGCTGCCGTCGCGAGCGCGAAGTCCGTGCTGACCGAAGACGAGCTGGAACTCGGCGTGTGCCTCGTCGACATCGGCGCGGGCACGACGGACATCGCGATCTACACGCAGGGTTCGATCCGTTACACCAAGTCGCTGCCGGTCGGCGGCGACCAGGTGACGAACGATATCGCGTATGGCGTGCACACACCTACCGCTCACGCGGAAGAGATCAAAATCAAATATGCGTGTGCGCTGGCCCAGCTGGCCCACGCGGAAGAAACCATCCAGGTGCCGAGCGTGGGCGATCGCCCGCCGCGTCGCCTGGCCCGCCAGGCGCTCGCGCAATCCGTGCAGGCACGCTATGAGGAAATCTTCGAGATGGTGCAGGACGAACTGCGCCGCTCGGGTTACGAAAGCCTCGTGGCCGCCGGCATCGTGCTGACGGGTGGCGCGGCACGCATGGAAGGCGCGCTCGAACTGGCGGAAGAAATTTTCCACAAGATGGTCCGCGTCGGCGTGCCGCAACACGTCTCCGGCCTGGGCGATGTCGTCTCCAGTGAATTGCATTCCACGGGCGTAGGCCTGCTGCTGCACGGCGCCCGCGCCAGCGGTGGTGGTGCGCGCCACAGCCACTCGCCCGTCGGCAACGTCGGTAGCGTGGTGGAGAAGTTCCGTAGCTGGTTTACGAAGAACTTCTAA
- a CDS encoding D-alanine--D-alanine ligase — MSSTRFPRRVTDAAEFGRVAVVMGGNSAEREVSLNSGKGVLEALRSAGVDAHAIDGIPALLDAVRAGHFARVFNILHGAGGENGELQGALQSLGIPYTGSGVLGSALSLDKVRAKQVWIALGLPTPKFKALPRGADVHAAAREIGFPLIVKPAWEGSSVGVSRVFKEEDLDEAVALAQRYPGDMLMETLIEGDAQEGGEFTVGIVGRDVLPTIKIVPAGEYYDYNAKYISDETQYLCPGLSGAAEDEMRALAIKAFDALDCFGWGRVDVMRDRHGKNWLLEVNTAPGMTSHSLVPKAAAVAGLDYPGLCWRVLETSMEREALK; from the coding sequence ATGAGCAGTACCCGTTTCCCGCGCCGTGTCACCGATGCCGCCGAGTTCGGCCGCGTCGCCGTGGTCATGGGCGGCAATTCGGCCGAGCGCGAGGTTTCGCTGAACTCCGGCAAGGGTGTGCTCGAGGCGCTGCGTAGCGCCGGTGTCGACGCACACGCCATCGATGGCATTCCCGCGCTGCTTGATGCCGTGCGCGCTGGCCACTTCGCCCGCGTGTTCAACATCCTGCACGGTGCGGGTGGCGAGAACGGCGAGCTCCAGGGCGCGCTGCAGTCGCTTGGCATTCCGTACACCGGTTCGGGCGTGCTCGGTTCGGCGCTTTCGCTCGACAAGGTCCGCGCCAAGCAGGTGTGGATCGCGCTGGGCCTGCCGACCCCGAAGTTCAAGGCGCTGCCGCGCGGTGCCGATGTGCACGCCGCTGCGCGTGAGATCGGTTTCCCGCTGATCGTGAAGCCCGCCTGGGAAGGCTCGAGCGTGGGCGTGAGCCGCGTCTTCAAGGAAGAAGATCTCGACGAGGCCGTGGCACTCGCTCAGCGCTATCCCGGCGATATGCTGATGGAAACGCTGATCGAAGGCGACGCGCAGGAAGGTGGCGAGTTCACCGTCGGCATCGTCGGCCGCGACGTGCTGCCGACCATCAAGATCGTGCCGGCTGGCGAGTACTACGACTACAACGCCAAGTACATCTCGGATGAAACGCAGTACCTCTGCCCGGGCCTCTCCGGCGCGGCGGAAGACGAGATGCGCGCGCTGGCGATCAAGGCGTTCGATGCGCTGGATTGCTTCGGCTGGGGCCGCGTCGATGTGATGCGTGACCGCCACGGCAAGAACTGGCTGCTCGAAGTGAACACCGCGCCGGGCATGACCTCGCACTCGCTTGTGCCGAAGGCTGCCGCCGTCGCTGGCCTGGATTACCCGGGCCTGTGCTGGCGCGTGCTGGAAACCTCCATGGAACGGGAGGCTCTGAAGTAA
- a CDS encoding M23 family metallopeptidase has translation MQIILVPRGHKGPKTLNLACRRMRCKLAIMAVAGAIGIAGVGAALALAIAGPRHPVATTASDADARIARIKADSQRDIDALAVKLGQLQAQSIRLNALGERLTQVGKLDDGEFNFDEDPGQGGPELTTGKDEGAMAPVQLNQGIDDLAGQFDVQQAQLQALNDLLLDRKIESNLRPTGMPVNGYISSFFGGRPDPFSGHSARHTGIDIAAPTGTPVTAVAEGMVTFAGQRNGYGDVIEIDHGNGYMTRYAHNSKLVATVGQRVHVGDVIAKAGSTGRSTGSHVHFEVWYHDRVVNPLAFVRSHR, from the coding sequence ATGCAGATCATACTCGTACCACGCGGCCATAAAGGGCCAAAAACGCTAAACCTCGCTTGCCGGCGCATGCGCTGCAAGCTCGCCATCATGGCGGTGGCCGGTGCCATCGGCATCGCCGGCGTCGGCGCCGCTCTCGCGCTGGCCATCGCTGGCCCGCGCCATCCGGTCGCCACCACGGCCTCGGACGCCGATGCCCGCATCGCCCGGATCAAAGCCGATTCGCAGCGCGATATCGATGCCCTGGCCGTGAAGCTCGGCCAGCTCCAGGCCCAGTCGATCCGCCTCAACGCCCTCGGCGAGCGCCTGACCCAGGTCGGCAAGCTCGATGATGGCGAGTTCAACTTCGACGAAGATCCCGGCCAGGGTGGCCCCGAGCTGACCACCGGCAAGGACGAAGGCGCCATGGCGCCGGTCCAGCTCAACCAGGGTATCGACGACCTCGCGGGCCAGTTCGATGTCCAGCAAGCCCAGCTCCAGGCCCTGAACGACCTATTGCTCGATCGCAAGATCGAATCCAACCTGCGCCCCACCGGCATGCCGGTGAACGGCTACATCTCGTCGTTCTTCGGTGGCCGCCCCGATCCGTTCAGCGGGCACAGCGCCCGCCACACCGGCATCGATATCGCCGCGCCCACGGGCACCCCAGTCACGGCGGTGGCCGAGGGCATGGTCACTTTCGCCGGCCAGCGCAATGGCTACGGCGACGTGATCGAGATCGACCACGGCAACGGCTACATGACCCGCTACGCCCACAACAGCAAGCTGGTCGCCACGGTGGGCCAACGCGTCCACGTGGGTGATGTGATCGCGAAGGCCGGCTCCACGGGCCGCTCGACCGGTTCCCACGTCCATTTCGAGGTCTGGTACCACGACCGCGTGGTGAACCCGCTGGCCTTCGTTCGCAGCCACCGCTGA
- the lpxC gene encoding UDP-3-O-acyl-N-acetylglucosamine deacetylase: protein MIKQRTLKNVIRATGVGLHTGDKVYMTLRPAAPNTGIVFRRTDLSPPVELKSRPENVGDTRLSTTLIHGDVRVSTVEHLLSAMAGLGIDNAYVDLSAPEVPIMDGSAGPFVFLIQSAGIEEQDAPKRFIRIKKPVVVRDGDKWAKLEPFDGFKVGFSVEFDHPLFNKRNSQAEMDFSTTSFVKEVSRARTFGFMRDIEALRERNLTLGGSMDNAVVLDDYRVLNEDGLRYDNEFVKHKILDAIGDIYMLGHSLIGAYSAHKSGHELNNKLLRSLMADVTAWEEVSFKDPAKAPISYAHPAQAV, encoded by the coding sequence ATGATCAAGCAGCGCACTCTTAAAAACGTCATTCGCGCCACCGGCGTCGGCCTTCATACGGGCGACAAGGTGTACATGACGCTTCGCCCCGCCGCCCCTAATACGGGCATCGTGTTCCGTCGCACCGACCTCAGCCCGCCGGTTGAGCTCAAGTCGCGTCCGGAAAACGTGGGCGATACCCGCCTTTCCACCACGCTTATCCATGGCGATGTCCGCGTGTCGACGGTTGAGCACCTGCTCTCGGCGATGGCTGGCCTCGGTATCGATAATGCGTACGTCGACCTGTCGGCCCCTGAAGTGCCGATCATGGACGGCAGCGCCGGTCCGTTCGTGTTCCTGATCCAGTCCGCTGGCATCGAGGAGCAGGACGCCCCGAAGCGCTTTATCCGCATTAAGAAGCCGGTCGTGGTCCGCGATGGCGACAAGTGGGCGAAGCTCGAGCCGTTCGACGGCTTCAAGGTGGGCTTCTCGGTCGAGTTCGACCACCCGCTCTTTAATAAGCGCAATTCCCAGGCCGAGATGGATTTCTCGACCACGTCGTTCGTCAAGGAAGTCAGCCGCGCCCGCACCTTCGGTTTCATGCGTGATATCGAGGCACTGCGCGAGCGCAACCTGACCCTGGGCGGTTCGATGGATAACGCCGTGGTGCTCGATGACTACCGCGTGCTGAACGAAGATGGCCTGCGTTACGACAACGAGTTCGTGAAGCACAAGATCCTCGATGCCATCGGCGACATCTACATGCTGGGCCACAGCCTGATCGGCGCTTACTCGGCGCACAAGTCGGGCCACGAACTGAACAACAAGCTGCTCCGCAGCCTGATGGCGGACGTGACGGCATGGGAAGAAGTGAGCTTCAAGGATCCGGCAAAGGCCCCGATCAGCTACGCCCACCCGGCGCAGGCGGTCTAA
- a CDS encoding cell division protein FtsQ/DivIB has protein sequence MKGAAATRIVAWAIAITLVALPVVGVMQGWFASGRWPVTQLKVEAEFTHVSAEQIRSAAIPHLGKGFFATDLESVRASIGSLPWVESVEVRKRWPDTLLVRIYERQPFARWNEDRLISRQGQVFDAPGADQMGDLPRLSGPDSRLAEVVSFYAQVRKAFEGRAGMSVTGVSLTQRGSWSVIMDSGAEIVIGDREQADRRLARFLDVYPQLVAGHRSGFAYADLRYTNGFAIRWPPSDNTATPKVGT, from the coding sequence ATGAAGGGAGCCGCCGCCACGCGGATCGTCGCATGGGCTATCGCCATCACCTTGGTGGCGTTGCCTGTCGTGGGCGTGATGCAGGGCTGGTTTGCCTCCGGCCGTTGGCCGGTGACCCAGCTGAAGGTGGAGGCGGAGTTCACCCACGTGAGCGCGGAGCAGATCCGTAGCGCAGCGATCCCGCACCTCGGCAAGGGCTTCTTTGCCACGGACCTGGAGAGCGTGCGCGCGTCGATTGGCAGCCTGCCGTGGGTGGAATCGGTGGAGGTGCGGAAGCGCTGGCCCGATACGCTCCTGGTGCGCATCTACGAACGCCAGCCGTTTGCCCGCTGGAACGAAGATCGCCTCATCAGCCGCCAGGGCCAGGTGTTCGATGCACCGGGCGCTGACCAGATGGGTGACTTGCCGCGGCTTTCGGGCCCGGACTCGAGGCTGGCGGAAGTAGTGAGCTTCTACGCCCAGGTGCGCAAGGCGTTCGAGGGCAGGGCGGGAATGTCGGTTACCGGCGTTTCGCTCACCCAGCGCGGCAGCTGGAGCGTGATCATGGATAGCGGTGCGGAGATCGTCATCGGTGACCGTGAACAGGCCGACCGCCGCCTCGCGCGCTTCCTCGATGTGTACCCCCAACTCGTTGCCGGTCATCGTAGCGGTTTCGCTTACGCCGACCTGCGTTACACCAACGGATTCGCCATCCGGTGGCCGCCATCGGACAACACGGCCACACCCAAGGTCGGAACCTGA
- the murC gene encoding UDP-N-acetylmuramate--L-alanine ligase, whose amino-acid sequence MTPGRLRAHDDFMTSFRRVHFIGVGGVGMSGIAEVLANLGYSVSGSDRAPSPTTDRLAKLGVEVHIGHQASNIDGADVVVISSAIRQDNPELVAARAARIPTVPRAEMLGELMRFRRGIAIAGTHGKTTTTSLVASVLAEAEYDPTFVIGGQLNAAGANARLGTGQYLVAEADESDGSFLMLSPVMAVVTNIDADHLENYNGDFAQVKKAFGDFLHRLPFYGVAVLCIDDEETKKLAQDTSRRLITYGIDNASADVTATNVRQVGFQMQFDLHLPGLVDAVAVTLNLPGRHNVQNALAAAAVGWQLGVEPEAIAHALAGFEGVGRRFHRRGEIALDQGSALLVDDYGHHPRELAAVFAAARGGWPDRRLVVAFQPHRYSRTRDLLDDFANVLAETDVLVLTEVYPAGESPIAGADGKALARAIRARGKTDPVLVDHPRDLRATLSALARDNDLIMLLGAGDIGAAAVELGNAGNLRTSK is encoded by the coding sequence ATGACGCCCGGTCGTTTGCGCGCCCACGATGATTTCATGACCTCGTTCCGCCGTGTCCATTTCATTGGCGTGGGCGGCGTGGGCATGAGCGGTATCGCCGAAGTGCTGGCGAATCTTGGCTACAGCGTGTCCGGTTCCGATCGCGCGCCGTCGCCGACCACCGACCGCCTGGCCAAGCTGGGCGTGGAAGTGCACATCGGCCACCAGGCCAGCAATATCGATGGCGCTGACGTCGTCGTGATCTCCAGCGCCATCCGCCAGGACAACCCGGAGCTGGTCGCCGCGCGCGCTGCGCGCATTCCGACCGTGCCGCGCGCGGAGATGCTCGGCGAGCTGATGCGTTTCCGCCGTGGCATTGCTATCGCCGGTACGCACGGCAAGACCACCACCACCAGCCTGGTCGCCAGCGTGCTCGCCGAAGCCGAATACGACCCGACCTTCGTGATCGGTGGCCAGCTCAACGCCGCCGGTGCGAACGCGCGCCTGGGCACGGGCCAGTACCTCGTGGCCGAGGCCGATGAGTCGGATGGTTCGTTCCTGATGCTCTCGCCGGTGATGGCGGTCGTCACCAACATCGACGCCGATCACCTCGAGAACTACAACGGCGACTTCGCCCAGGTGAAGAAGGCCTTTGGCGATTTCCTGCATCGCCTGCCGTTCTACGGCGTGGCCGTGCTGTGCATCGACGACGAAGAAACGAAGAAGCTGGCGCAGGATACGTCGCGCCGCCTCATCACCTACGGCATCGACAATGCCTCCGCCGACGTCACCGCGACGAACGTGCGCCAGGTGGGCTTCCAGATGCAGTTCGACCTGCACCTGCCGGGCCTGGTCGATGCGGTCGCCGTCACGCTGAACCTGCCGGGCCGCCACAACGTGCAGAACGCGCTCGCCGCGGCCGCCGTGGGTTGGCAGCTGGGCGTCGAGCCGGAAGCCATTGCGCATGCGCTCGCCGGTTTCGAAGGCGTGGGCCGCCGTTTCCATCGCCGCGGCGAGATCGCCCTGGACCAGGGTTCCGCGCTGCTGGTGGACGATTATGGCCACCACCCGCGCGAGCTCGCTGCGGTGTTTGCCGCCGCTCGCGGCGGCTGGCCGGATCGCCGCCTGGTCGTCGCGTTCCAGCCGCATCGCTACAGCCGTACGCGCGACCTGCTCGATGATTTCGCCAACGTGCTCGCCGAGACCGACGTGCTGGTGCTGACCGAGGTGTACCCGGCCGGCGAATCGCCGATCGCGGGCGCCGACGGCAAGGCGCTCGCCCGCGCCATCCGCGCGCGTGGCAAGACCGATCCCGTGCTGGTCGACCACCCGCGCGACCTGCGCGCCACGCTTTCCGCGCTGGCTCGCGATAACGATCTGATCATGCTGCTGGGCGCCGGCGACATCGGCGCGGCGGCTGTTGAGCTGGGCAACGCCGGCAACCTGAGGACGTCGAAGTAA
- the secA gene encoding preprotein translocase subunit SecA produces the protein MFNRALTSIFGSRNDRVLRDLSKTVKRINALEPEFEKLSDDALRGKTEEFRQRIAAGESLDKILPEAFAVTREGAKRVLGMRHYDVQMIGGMVLHGGRIAEMRTGEGKTLVGTLPVYLNALEGKGTHVVTVNDYLARRDSAQMGKLYNFLGLTVGVVYPGMDHADKRGAYAADITYGTNNEFGFDYLRDNMALSRDQRYQRGLHYAIVDEVDSILIDEARTPLIISGPAEDSPQLYIAVNKVVPHLVRQETEEAAGDYFVDEKQKQVHMSEEGMEHAEQLLRQAGVIEQDSGLYDSKNLAVVHHMNAALRANAIYQRDVDYIVRDGEVIIVDEFTGRTLAGRRWSDGLHQAVEAKEGVPIQRENQTLATVTFQNLFRMYKKLAGMTGTADTEAYEFQSVYGLEVVVIPTHKPMVRKDNPDMVFLGPDAKFKAVIADIKECFEKGQPVLVGTASIDVSELVSGLLKKERIPHEVLNAKQHEREAHIVAQAGAPGAVTIATNMAGRGTDIVLGGSLEAAIAALPAEATDADREKLRTEWKKRHEQVLASGGLHIIGTERHESRRIDNQLRGRSGRQGDPGSSRFYLSLQDSLMRIFGGERIGRWMQMFGMKEDEALEDRLITRQIEKVQRKVEQHNFDIRKNLLDFDDVANDQRKVIYAQRDELLEAEDISDMVGDIRADVVEGLVRRFVPADSIDDQWDVPALDRELASELNLRLDVAHWLEGQKEADSEAIMEHVRQAVDQLFVEKETQVGAETMRSLEKHVMLSVVDNAWKEHLASMDYLRQGIYLRGYAQKQPKQEFKRESFELFSEMLDRIKTEVVQMLARIRIRSEEEVAAMEAEQQRAAEGQRLQFQHADAQAMGAGNNAVADQAVPTTVAEGPKVGRNDPCPCGSGKKYKHCHGQLT, from the coding sequence ATGTTCAATCGTGCCCTGACGAGCATTTTCGGCAGCCGTAACGACCGCGTGCTGCGCGACCTTTCCAAAACGGTCAAGCGCATCAACGCCCTCGAGCCGGAGTTCGAAAAGCTTTCCGACGACGCCCTGCGTGGCAAGACCGAGGAATTCCGCCAGCGTATCGCCGCCGGCGAGTCCCTGGACAAGATCCTGCCCGAAGCCTTCGCAGTCACCCGCGAGGGCGCCAAGCGCGTGCTTGGCATGCGTCACTACGACGTGCAGATGATCGGCGGCATGGTCCTGCATGGCGGCCGCATCGCTGAAATGCGCACCGGTGAAGGCAAGACCCTCGTCGGTACACTGCCGGTGTACCTCAATGCGCTGGAAGGCAAGGGCACCCACGTCGTCACCGTGAACGACTACCTGGCTCGCCGTGACTCGGCGCAGATGGGCAAGCTGTACAACTTCCTCGGCCTCACGGTCGGCGTCGTGTACCCGGGCATGGACCACGCCGACAAGCGTGGCGCCTACGCCGCGGATATCACCTACGGCACCAACAACGAGTTCGGCTTCGACTACCTGCGCGACAACATGGCCCTGAGCCGCGACCAGCGCTACCAGCGCGGCCTGCACTACGCCATCGTCGACGAAGTCGATTCGATCCTGATCGACGAAGCCCGTACGCCGCTGATCATTTCTGGCCCGGCCGAAGATTCCCCGCAGCTGTACATCGCGGTGAACAAGGTCGTGCCGCACCTGGTCCGCCAGGAAACCGAAGAAGCCGCCGGCGATTACTTCGTCGACGAGAAGCAGAAGCAGGTGCACATGTCCGAAGAGGGCATGGAGCACGCCGAGCAGCTGCTGCGTCAGGCCGGCGTCATCGAGCAGGACAGCGGCCTGTACGATTCGAAGAACCTCGCGGTCGTTCACCACATGAATGCGGCGCTGCGCGCCAACGCCATCTACCAGCGCGATGTGGATTACATCGTACGCGATGGCGAAGTCATCATCGTGGATGAGTTCACCGGCCGTACCCTGGCCGGCCGCCGCTGGTCCGATGGCCTGCACCAGGCCGTGGAAGCGAAGGAAGGCGTGCCCATCCAGCGCGAGAACCAGACCCTGGCGACGGTGACGTTCCAGAACCTGTTCCGCATGTACAAGAAGCTGGCCGGCATGACCGGTACGGCCGATACCGAAGCCTACGAATTCCAGTCGGTTTACGGTCTTGAAGTGGTGGTCATCCCGACCCACAAGCCGATGGTCCGCAAGGACAACCCGGACATGGTCTTCCTTGGCCCGGATGCGAAGTTCAAGGCGGTCATCGCCGACATCAAGGAATGCTTCGAGAAGGGCCAGCCGGTCCTGGTCGGTACGGCATCCATCGATGTCTCCGAGCTGGTTTCCGGCCTGCTGAAGAAAGAGCGTATCCCGCACGAAGTGCTCAACGCGAAGCAGCACGAACGCGAAGCGCACATCGTGGCCCAGGCCGGTGCCCCGGGCGCCGTGACCATCGCCACCAACATGGCCGGTCGCGGTACCGATATCGTGCTGGGCGGTAGCCTTGAAGCCGCGATCGCCGCGTTGCCGGCGGAAGCCACCGATGCCGACCGCGAGAAGCTGCGCACCGAGTGGAAGAAGCGCCACGAGCAGGTGCTTGCTTCGGGTGGTCTCCACATCATCGGTACCGAGCGTCACGAATCCCGCCGCATCGATAACCAGCTGCGTGGCCGTTCGGGCCGCCAGGGTGATCCGGGCTCTTCGCGCTTCTACCTGTCCCTGCAGGACAGCCTCATGCGTATCTTCGGCGGCGAGCGCATCGGCCGCTGGATGCAGATGTTTGGCATGAAGGAAGACGAGGCGCTGGAAGATCGCCTGATCACGCGCCAGATCGAAAAGGTGCAGCGCAAGGTCGAGCAGCACAACTTCGACATCCGCAAGAACCTCCTCGACTTCGACGACGTCGCCAACGACCAGCGTAAGGTCATCTACGCGCAGCGCGATGAGCTGCTCGAAGCCGAAGATATCTCCGACATGGTCGGCGACATCCGTGCCGACGTGGTGGAGGGCCTCGTGCGCCGCTTCGTACCGGCCGACAGCATCGACGACCAGTGGGATGTGCCGGCACTCGATCGCGAGCTCGCTAGCGAACTGAACCTGCGTCTCGACGTGGCCCACTGGCTGGAAGGCCAGAAGGAAGCCGACTCGGAAGCGATCATGGAGCACGTCCGCCAGGCCGTGGACCAGCTGTTCGTCGAGAAGGAAACCCAGGTCGGTGCCGAGACCATGCGTTCGCTCGAGAAGCACGTGATGCTCTCGGTGGTCGATAACGCGTGGAAGGAGCATCTTGCGAGCATGGACTACCTGCGCCAGGGCATCTATCTGCGTGGTTATGCGCAGAAGCAGCCGAAGCAGGAGTTCAAGCGCGAGTCGTTCGAGCTGTTCTCGGAAATGCTCGATCGCATCAAGACCGAAGTGGTGCAGATGCTTGCTCGCATCCGTATCCGCAGCGAGGAAGAAGTCGCGGCGATGGAAGCGGAGCAGCAGCGTGCGGCGGAAGGCCAGCGCCTGCAGTTCCAGCATGCCGATGCGCAGGCGATGGGCGCGGGCAACAATGCGGTTGCCGACCAGGCTGTACCGACGACGGTGGCCGAAGGCCCGAAGGTCGGCCGCAACGACCCGTGCCCCTGCGGCTCCGGCAAGAAGTACAAGCACTGCCACGGTCAGCTGACCTGA
- a CDS encoding DUF721 domain-containing protein produces MPPPYQPSRPRTRGLKSIADVGPVAKLAHRARELDTLDRQLRATLPAPLREHVRFADLRDGRLVFLAPSSAWASRVRLYQAQILEAARAIGAKAFSVAVKVAPLPVEPPGPDPLKPLSTGAARHLRAAAASLSDPTLRDLFLDLASVADKPSDSDT; encoded by the coding sequence ATGCCACCGCCGTACCAGCCATCCCGACCGAGAACGCGTGGACTCAAGTCCATCGCGGATGTCGGGCCTGTCGCCAAGCTTGCCCATAGGGCTCGCGAGCTCGACACGCTGGACCGCCAGCTGCGCGCGACGCTTCCTGCACCGTTGCGCGAGCACGTCCGCTTCGCGGACCTTCGCGACGGCCGGCTCGTCTTCCTTGCGCCCTCGTCGGCCTGGGCTTCGCGGGTGCGCCTTTACCAGGCGCAGATCCTTGAAGCTGCCCGCGCCATTGGCGCGAAGGCCTTCTCGGTTGCCGTGAAAGTGGCCCCCCTGCCGGTTGAGCCACCAGGGCCCGACCCGCTTAAACCGCTTTCCACCGGGGCTGCCCGTCATCTGAGGGCGGCCGCGGCGTCACTCTCCGATCCCACGTTGCGGGATCTCTTCCTTGATTTGGCCTCCGTGGCCGATAAACCTTCTGATTCCGATACTTAA